One genomic region from Amycolatopsis sp. FBCC-B4732 encodes:
- a CDS encoding CoA-acylating methylmalonate-semialdehyde dehydrogenase: MSDRISHWIDGKPFTATPARTGDVFDPATGQVRAQVDFAGDAEVEAAVAAAKAALPGWRGTSLAGRTRVLFAFRELLSARKHDLAKIITSEHGKVESDAAGEIARAIENVEYACGAAQLLKGGFSENASTGVDVYSIAQPLGVVGVISPFNFPAMVPLWFVPNALACGNTVVLKPSEKDPSAAVFIAELFAEAGLPAGALNVLHGDKAAVDGLLEHADVKAISFVGSTPIARYVYETGTRHGKRVQALGGAKNHMVVLPDADLDLAADAAVSAGFGSAGERCMAVSVVVAVDPIGDELVAKIAERMARLRVGDGRDPESEMGPLVTKAHHERVASYVDAGVASGAALVVDGRGIEVPGDGFWLGPTLFDHVRPEMSIYTDEIFGPVLSVARAASYDDALDLINANPYGNGTAIFTGDGAAARKFQNEVEVGMVGVNVPIPVPVGYYSFGGWKDSLFGDSHAYGPEGFHFFTRTKVVTSRWPNRSHAGVNLGFPRNS, translated from the coding sequence GTGAGCGACCGCATCAGCCACTGGATCGACGGCAAGCCGTTCACCGCGACCCCCGCGCGCACCGGCGACGTGTTCGACCCCGCCACCGGCCAGGTCCGCGCGCAGGTCGACTTCGCGGGCGACGCCGAGGTCGAGGCCGCCGTCGCCGCGGCCAAAGCGGCGCTGCCGGGCTGGCGCGGGACGTCGCTGGCCGGGCGGACGCGGGTGCTGTTCGCCTTCCGCGAGCTGCTGTCGGCCCGCAAGCACGACCTGGCGAAGATCATCACGAGCGAGCACGGCAAGGTCGAGTCGGACGCGGCGGGGGAGATCGCCCGCGCGATCGAGAACGTCGAGTACGCGTGCGGCGCCGCCCAGCTGCTCAAGGGCGGCTTCAGCGAGAACGCCTCCACCGGCGTCGACGTCTACTCGATCGCCCAGCCGCTCGGCGTGGTCGGTGTGATCTCGCCGTTCAACTTCCCGGCCATGGTGCCGCTGTGGTTCGTCCCGAACGCGCTCGCCTGCGGCAACACCGTCGTGCTCAAGCCGAGTGAGAAGGACCCGTCGGCGGCGGTGTTCATCGCCGAGCTGTTCGCCGAAGCCGGGCTGCCCGCGGGCGCGCTCAACGTGCTGCACGGCGACAAGGCCGCGGTCGACGGCCTGCTGGAGCACGCCGACGTCAAGGCGATCTCCTTCGTCGGGTCGACGCCGATCGCCCGCTACGTCTACGAAACCGGCACCCGGCACGGCAAGCGCGTCCAGGCGCTCGGCGGGGCCAAGAACCACATGGTCGTGCTGCCCGACGCCGACCTCGACCTCGCCGCCGACGCCGCGGTGTCGGCCGGGTTCGGCTCCGCGGGGGAGCGCTGCATGGCGGTGTCGGTGGTCGTCGCGGTCGACCCGATCGGCGACGAACTGGTCGCGAAGATCGCCGAGCGGATGGCGCGGCTGCGCGTCGGCGACGGCCGCGATCCCGAGTCCGAGATGGGGCCGCTGGTCACCAAGGCGCACCACGAGCGCGTGGCGTCCTATGTGGACGCCGGCGTGGCGTCGGGCGCGGCGCTGGTCGTGGACGGCCGGGGCATCGAGGTGCCCGGCGACGGCTTCTGGCTGGGCCCGACGCTGTTCGACCACGTCCGCCCGGAAATGTCGATCTACACCGACGAGATCTTCGGCCCGGTGCTTTCGGTGGCGCGCGCGGCTTCCTACGACGACGCGCTGGACCTGATCAACGCGAACCCCTACGGCAACGGCACGGCGATCTTCACCGGCGACGGCGCGGCCGCGCGGAAGTTCCAGAACGAGGTCGAGGTCGGCATGGTCGGCGTCAACGTGCCGATCCCGGTCCCGGTCGGCTACTACTCCTTCGGCGGCTGGAAGGACTCGCTGTTCGGCGACAGCCACGCGTACGGGCCGGAAGGCTTCCACTTCTTCACCCGGACGAAGGTCGTGACGTCGCGGTGGCCGAACCGCTCGCACGCCGGGGTGAACCTGGGCTTCCCGCGCAACTCCTGA
- a CDS encoding helix-turn-helix domain-containing protein, whose amino-acid sequence MSTATVELAAFLRTRRERLDPRDFDLPVRRSRRTPGLRREEVAELAGVSVDYVVRLEQARGLRPSAAVVEALSGALRLTAAERAYFFDLTEQRPRATGEPATTAVPSLARLVEDLSPLPAMLLNHRFDILAWNSGMARLLLDFGTLPPAQRNAMWLCLLHPEIREYYVDRERVVREGIAHLRAAWAAHPDDPVLTALIAECTGGNAEFARLWAQRDVRGTGGGSKVLRHPGAGVIAVDFEVLAPLRDTGQRLMIGRPADDESREALAARA is encoded by the coding sequence ATGAGCACCGCCACCGTGGAGCTGGCCGCGTTCCTGCGGACGCGGCGGGAACGCCTGGACCCGCGTGACTTCGACCTGCCCGTGCGCCGGTCGCGGCGGACGCCGGGCCTGCGCCGCGAAGAGGTCGCCGAACTGGCCGGGGTCAGCGTCGACTACGTCGTGCGGCTGGAGCAGGCACGGGGGTTGCGGCCGTCGGCGGCCGTGGTGGAAGCGCTGTCCGGGGCGTTGCGCCTGACCGCCGCCGAGCGCGCCTACTTCTTCGACCTGACCGAGCAGCGCCCCCGCGCCACCGGGGAGCCCGCCACCACCGCGGTGCCGTCGCTCGCCCGGCTGGTCGAGGACCTGTCGCCGCTGCCCGCGATGCTGCTGAACCACCGCTTCGACATCCTCGCCTGGAACAGCGGGATGGCGCGGCTGCTGCTGGATTTCGGCACCCTGCCGCCCGCACAGCGGAACGCGATGTGGCTGTGCCTGCTGCACCCGGAGATCCGCGAGTACTACGTCGACCGCGAACGCGTCGTGAGGGAAGGGATCGCCCACCTGCGCGCCGCGTGGGCCGCGCACCCGGACGACCCGGTGCTGACCGCGCTCATCGCCGAATGCACCGGCGGCAACGCGGAGTTCGCGCGGCTATGGGCCCAACGGGACGTCCGGGGCACCGGGGGCGGGAGCAAGGTGCTGCGCCACCCCGGTGCCGGGGTGATCGCCGTGGACTTCGAGGTCCTCGCGCCGCTGCGGGACACCGGCCAGCGGCTGATGATCGGCCGCCCCGCGGACGACGAGAGCCGGGAAGCGCTCGCCGCCCGCGCGTAG
- a CDS encoding aldo/keto reductase: MALTLDTYRLLGRSGLRVSPLALGTATFGTEWGWGAEEADARKLFDTYVERGGNFVDTAPTYTDGSAERLLGEFARDHRESLVLATKYTTLRRPGDPNSGGPHRKSLYASVEASLRQLGTDYLDLLLLHVWDFTTPVEEILRGLDDLVRQGKVRYVGMSNVPAWEVSRMQAIADLRGWTPLIALQVEYSLIRRDAERDLIPMARELGLGVTPYSPLGGGVLSGKYRAAATDESTRRSFNAGLGMVTDRTLAIADVVSEVAAEAGHTPAQVALAWTLRNPGVTAPVVGARTLAQLEGNLGALDVEFTPDQLARLDGVSALDLGYPHDLLGSGHIRAVTRGDLEIEPRATPAGR, encoded by the coding sequence ATGGCGCTCACCCTCGACACCTACCGGCTGCTGGGCCGGTCCGGGCTGCGGGTCTCGCCGCTGGCGCTGGGCACGGCGACCTTCGGCACCGAGTGGGGCTGGGGCGCGGAAGAAGCCGACGCGCGCAAGCTGTTCGACACCTACGTCGAGCGCGGCGGCAACTTCGTCGACACCGCACCGACGTACACCGACGGCAGCGCCGAGCGGCTGCTCGGCGAATTCGCCCGCGACCACCGCGAAAGCCTGGTGCTGGCGACCAAGTACACGACGCTGCGCCGCCCCGGGGACCCGAATTCCGGCGGCCCGCACCGCAAGAGCCTGTACGCGTCGGTGGAGGCCAGCCTGCGGCAGCTGGGCACCGACTACCTCGACCTGCTCCTCCTGCACGTGTGGGACTTCACGACGCCGGTCGAGGAGATCCTGCGCGGCCTCGACGACCTCGTCCGCCAGGGCAAGGTCCGGTACGTGGGCATGTCCAACGTCCCGGCCTGGGAGGTCTCGCGGATGCAGGCGATCGCCGACCTGCGGGGCTGGACTCCGCTGATCGCGCTGCAGGTCGAGTACAGCCTGATCCGGCGCGACGCCGAACGCGACCTGATCCCGATGGCGCGGGAGCTGGGGCTCGGGGTGACGCCGTACTCACCGCTGGGCGGCGGCGTGCTGTCGGGCAAGTACCGCGCCGCCGCCACTGACGAGAGCACCCGCCGAAGCTTCAACGCCGGCCTGGGCATGGTCACCGACCGCACGCTCGCGATCGCCGACGTCGTGTCCGAGGTCGCGGCCGAGGCCGGGCACACGCCCGCGCAGGTCGCGCTGGCCTGGACCCTGCGGAACCCGGGCGTGACCGCGCCCGTCGTCGGCGCCCGCACGCTCGCCCAGCTCGAAGGCAACCTGGGGGCCCTCGACGTCGAGTTCACCCCGGACCAGCTGGCCCGCCTCGACGGGGTGAGCGCGCTCGACCTCGGCTACCCGCACGACCTGCTCGGCAGCGGGCACATCCGCGCGGTCACCCGCGGCGACCTCGAGATCGAGCCCCGGGCTACGCCGGCAGGACGGTGA